acctctgctctaatctttattccttccttccttctgttagcTTTGGGTTTACTctcttgttctttccttttttttttttttgtgaggaagatcagccctgagctaacatccatgccaagcttcctctttttttttttttttttgctgaggaagaccagccctgagctaatatctattgccaatcctcctcctttttttttttttccttttctccccaaagccccggtagatagttgtatgttatagttgcacatcctgccagttgctgtatgtgggatgccgcctcagcatggctggagaagcggtgcatcggtgcgcgcccaggatccgaacccgggtcgccagtagcagagcccatgcacttaaccactaagccacggggccggccccctctgttctttctttagttcctccAGTTTCAAAGTTAGATTGTTGATtggagatctttcttgtttttttggttttgggtttttggggattttttggtgaggagaattggccctgagctaacatctgtcaccaatcctccgctttttgcttgaggaagattgtctctgagctaacatctgtgccaattgtCCTCTATTTTgaatataggatgccaccacagcatggcttgatgagcagtgtgtaagtctgtACCTGGGATCAAAATCTCCAAACCCTGGGATGCCAAAacagaacacacaaacttaatcactatgccaccaggccaatctctctttcttgtttttaGTATAAGCATTAAtaactataaatttcccccttgGCACTGCTTCCACTGTGTTCcgtaaattttggtatgttgtgttttgttttcattcatctctaagtattttctaatttcccttgcaatttcttctttgatctattgcTTGTTTAAAACTGTGTTGTTTACCTTCCataattttggaattttccaattttccttttgTTACTTATTCTAACTTCATCCTGCTGTGAtcagagaagatattttgtatgaCATCTACCTTTTTAAATGCATTGAGACTTCATTTGTGACAGAATATAGGGTCTgtcctggaaaatgtcccatgtgcacttgaaaaaaatgtgtattctgttgctgttgggtagagtgttctggATCTGTTATAAATCTCCTAGATATAGGTAGTTTTTTGTGTTGTAtaagtcctctgtttccttacttaTCTTCCATATTGTTGTTCTATTCATTATCATGAGTgcggtattgaagtctccaactattgctATCTCTCATGTCAATTCTGTCagattttgcttcatatattttgatggtcaGCCATTAGGTCTACAAATGCTTATAATTGCTATATCTTGTTGCTGTATTGAaccttttattaataaataatgtcctttttgtctcttgtaatcttttttttattttaagtctattttgtctgatattagccacccctgctctcttttcaGTACTATTTGCATGAATATCTTTTCCCACCCTTTCCCTTTTGACCTGTTTGTCTTTGGATCTCAAGTTAgtctcctgtagacagcatatattTGAATcctgtgtttttatccattctacctTGCTCCATCTTTTGATTGCAGAATTTAatacattcacatttaaagtaattactgataaggagagacatacTCCTATCATTGTGATATTTGTTTTCTAGGTAGCTTatagatttttgttcttcatttcctgCATTACTATCTTCTCTTGTGTTCAGTTGATTTTTTGCCATGAAATGTTTcaattcctttttcatttctttttacatatattctatagctattttctttgtggttgtcATGGGGGTTACATTTAACATTGTAAAGGTATAAGAGTCTAATTTGAATTAATACCAGGTTAATgtcaataacatacaaaaactccACTCCTTTACAGCTCCAATGCCACCCCTTTAGAttgttgatgtcacaaaattacatctatatacattgtgtgcccaaaaaatgaataattattttaaatggattAGTCTCTAAAATTAGGTAGAAAACAAGATTTGGAGTTACAACCCAAAGTTACAGGAATACTAGCTTTTACGctaataattgtttttcttttctttaaatgtattagtTTCATATCATATAGGAAACAAAGAGTGCAGTtacaaatcattgttacaataatactaCCTTTTATAACTGCCTGTGTATTTACATATATTGAGATCTTTAATTCTCCATATGGTTTTGAGTCACTGTCTACTGTCTTTTTAGGAGCCCCTTGCAGGACTCCCTTCAGGATATCTAATACAGGGCTTTaagttcattattttgcatgtggatagccagttgtcccaacaccatttgttgaaaagtctattCTTTGTCCCATTGAACGGTCTTGGcacacttgtcaaaaatcacttgaccataaaTATGAAGGTTTATTTCCGgtctctcagttctattccatggTCTTTCCGAAGGTCagaaccacactgtcttgattactctgGCTTTGCACTAagctttgaaattgggaagtgtgagtcctccaattttgttctctcACTTCAAGACTGTTtaggctattctgggtcccttgaatttccatacaaattttaggatcagcttgtcaatttctgcacaGAATTCATCTGGAGTTTTGGTAAGGATTGAATTGCATCAGGAGATCTATttaggagtattgccatcttaacaattttAAGTCTTCCAACCCATTTACATGGGACCTTTCCATTATTTaggccttctttaatttctttcaataatattttggaatttttatgaGTATAAATTTTATGCTTCTTCAGTTAAAttattgctaagtattttattattttagatattaTTGTCAATGGAATAATTTTCATCATTTTGTTTTTGGATTATTCATTGCCagtgtataaaaatacaattgatttttcaatttattttctaccctgcaactttgtGTATCAGTTACACTTTCCTATATCTTTCtatgtctcatttatttttcaagtttttgttttgttttgtttgctgggAAAaaattgccctgagctaacatctgttgccaatcttcctctctttttttttcctccccaaagccccagtaccaagttgtatattctagttgtagatccttttagttcttctaagtgagccaccaccacagcatagcccaaaccggggccaccaaagcagaatgcattgtactttaaccactaggccttcaGAGCTGGCTCTGCCTCATTTTTTTTACTGAGagctggacattttatataatatcTTGTCCCAACTCTGGACACTGATTACTACCTACCCAGGGCTTGTTCTTGTTGTCGCTTGTTCATTTGATTAGTGACTTGGCTGGACTATTTCAGTTATGTCTATTTCCTCTGCAGGGCACCTGCTTGGGCTTACATACACTCACCCTGGAAAGACAGCAGTGGTTCTAGCCAGGCTGGAACACTGGAACCTTCTAGCACCCTAATCTCTCTGTTAAGCTGTCTGTCTCTTTTGTTATCTCACCCAGCTGTTAAGTTACACTAATTTCCTGGCTGATTATTCTATTGTTGTAAATGATACCCTTGGACATGAATTACTTCACAATCAGATCCTATAAAATTCAGGCAGCTGTTGTTTCTGAGGCCAAGATTTGAGGTTTCTTCTGGCCCCAGGAGGACTCCTCTTAGCTGTCTCTTTCCCTAGTTCTCTCTTGCTAAATCACTAGCCTAGGCTTTAGCTTGTTGATGGCAGGGAGCTactaatttccttttcattacttATCCCCAAAGAGTCCATTATTTGTAAGAATGCCCTTAGTCATGTACTTCCCCCCGATTATGTGCAAAATAACGTCACTTTCTGTGGGAAGAACTTTGAAACTTTCTGTGCTTATCAGTGTCTCTGAACCACAGCTTGGGAGCTGGAGGCAGGGACAACAGAAGGCTTCTCTCAGAATGTCACTCCTGCCTGACAAACAGGACACCGCTGGGCAGGGGTGGCACCCTCTGACCTTCTTGGCTTGTTTCTCCCAGCATGGAAAATCTTCATAGCAAGCAAGCTGGGGCAAGGGTGATGGAGAGCCCTCTATTCTCAGCCTGCTCTCACAGGACAGATCCTGGGATCTATGAGTGATGTCTTGGTGGAATAGAGAGTCCCTAACCTTTCCATGGCATGGAACTAAATTATCATCTGTAACACGGAGCTGAGGAGCATAAGTTAGGCTGGCAGCCTGCCTCACTGGTGGTGATGCTATAGTCTTTGACTGGGAAATGAAGGAAGATGGAATCTGTCTTTTTTGATACACTCTTTCATACTGTTACTGCACAAAGATGGGTTCCCCTACCCTATTGGGGTCTCCTGCTCAAAGAGTggcataaaaaagccaattattatggcatcagttttgggaaaagaaaacagcctTATTGCAACATCGATCTGCAAGGACACAGGAGGCATAGGCTCTCAGATCTCTCTCCTCAATCCAGGACTTGGGGTAAAATTTATGGGAAAAAGTGTGGGATAGTCTGAAGtttggagatagatgattggaggtaaggacaagtgaggtaattgatgatctgtgcaagcatagtcaagcttcttggctcttcataggatgcatgttcacaaaatagtGGTGTTAGTGTGATCTGTGGGTTGAGTTTTCAGCCCTTTTGATGTCAAAAGGGTCAcatatcagcatttgcactggcccagttgatgggttagTTGTCTCACCTGGACTGAACTGGAGAAGTGGGGACTCTCAGATCCTGAAAAATAACTCTTAATGACTCTATTGagaagatggggtcagttgaaatGGTCCTAGAGGGTCTGTGGTTGCAATAATGGTACTTTCATCACACACagctgggggtgggtggtgggctgggtggggatcataaggtagttcagATCCCACAGACTCTTGTTGTTCTGACTGATATTTAGtgtatttcttgaataaatgcatCTCTATTATCCACTCAGAGGGACAAAAATAGAaatttgtgtctggtttctggGACCATAAGAGAAGACTTTCTAGGCTCCTTAACTGGCTAGCCCTTACACTGACctggttttaagccactattaCAGCCACTATTACATAGCTCTCTGAGCTTATCATGAACTAGGAGAAAGCTTAGGCTTTGACTTCAAAGgcctttttaatttttagcaCATATGAATTTAAATTTGTCTCATTCAAGCCCAGCTGTatactgaaatattatttttctagaatacctccttctttttttaaaaaagggtaataggtctttttaaaaatatttgagggcCAAGGAGGCTCAGGTTCTGCAATTAGTACTTGACGCCAGGGTAAAGAACACAATTCATCCTATCCTCCCAAAGATTCCACTCCCCCAGGAAGAATGGACAGCTTAATTACGAGTAGAGAGTGGATGAACTGGAAGGACATGACCAGGACTCCTTATATTGGAAAGTCAGAGTATATctccaggaagaaataaaagttcaCCTAAGTCAGGAAAGACAAATCGTTTATGACAGGGACCAGCCCTCCATACCCTCTGGCACCCTCCTCTCACCCTCACTCCAGTGGCCTCACCACTACACTACCGTTCAATAAAGCCCACAATTCTGATGTGTGTTGATGTTCCACCATGgtctggaagaggagaggacCAGAACATGAAGATCCTCTCTGATCAACTGGGCATGCTTAGACCCTCCCATTGGAAAGGTGGTTCCTTTCCTGAAAGGAAAACAAGGTCACACCTGCAGGGAAAGTGCTTTATTGATTGAACCCATGCACAGCAGGCACATGGTGGAGTTGCAGGCAAAGGATTTCACCTCTGTCGTGCAGAGCGTCACCTTCATGCTTGAGATTTCTTGATTTTCTTCACTTAGGATTCAAAGGCTTGATTGCATCCATGGCCATGGGTAGATGCACTGTACAGTAATTTAACATGGTGTTCATGTCAATCTTAATGAGTTCTATTTCTTTTCCCAGACAGTCACATGAGTGCAAAGGTCtgtttctcttctcctctttctcGTCTCTCTCTACGCTCTTCCCCATTTCTACTCCTGCTCTCCCACACTTGCTCAAAAGACTATATTGTACTCTCTCTTGCCCTGTCTCACCTTCTGTCCCCGTACTTTCTCTTGCCACTAATCCtcctcagatcctcctccttccaTTTCTCTACCTTGCAaactctttttcctcttcccttcctaaCTCTCCTCTCACTATCCTCTGCATTTTCCCTTTCGACTATTACTCTCTTTCTAACTTTTCtaccctttctcctctctctcctctccaaacCTCGGCTCCTCACTCTTCATCTTGCATCCATTCTACCTCATCCAACCTTTCCACCTGTCTCCTCTTGCCTCTCACTCCTCTCTGTCACCTTGCTCCATCTCTTTGTCCAGCTCTATATCTTATCTACTTGTTCCCATCTTTTCTCATCCTCCCCCAGACACTTACCCTTTTATTACTAGCAATATTTCCAACTTCCATCCTCATCATAGTTAGGAGTGACTGAACACCAAGGCATCCCAAACACACTCCCAGTAGTTGTGCAATTGTCATATGTTTGACCACAATAGATAAAGGGAAAGACACATTGGACATAGTCTGAAAAGTACAAGGAATGGGTGAGAAAGTGCTTCGTAGAAAAATTTCCTCATGTTATCAAGAGGAGGGGACGTGAATGGAACAAGTTGGGGAAGACGAGGTAATGCCTGAGGCTTCCATCTAGGGAGCAATTATGGAAGAACGCCCCTCAGCTGAGAAGCCACGTGCTCCTCATGTGAGGAAAAGATGCATTCTCACCTTCCTCAACACAATCTTTCCACCCTACTGAAAAATTTTCAGTTAGAGAACACCAATAGTATAGGGAATCTACCTTAGTGCAATCAAAACACAATTTGCCTTCACAGGTGAATGagaaaacacatttattatctgcAAAAAGCAAAGACATTCTATTCATCAGCTCTTCAGGCTGTCTTTATCCCTGCAGTAACTCTGGCAAAGTTTCTGTTCCAGTTATCTCATCATCACCAAAGCCCTGCCATGTACAGAGCCCTTTACTAAGCATCAGGGATGTCAAGGTCAACATGATGTGGTCTCTACCCTCAGGGACTAGGAAAGGCTCTTTAACTTCCAGTGACATATTATTTACCCATAGACATTTCCCATGGATATTGGAGCTCCAGGCTATGGATAAGCTTGCCAGACAACAAAGCCGCCTGATTTTGGATCATAATTTTTACCACCTGTTACTCTGTTGTGCCTAAAGCTGTGGTTTCTGCTTTCCCAGATTCAATACCAAAAGTTTAAAGAGATTTTATATCTGTGAACACAGACAATTTCTTGTTCTTGTCATTAATATCCTGCCTCACATCATATGGAAGCCTGATTTTTATCTGTGCCACATTCATGGCATATCTAAGATAGTTTCAGTGTGCACTGACTTAGCCACTTTAATGGATTGAAAGTGAAAGTTACAGGAAGCCAGAGGGCTTTGTGATTCTGTGGACCTGGCCAAGACATCTGTGGCCTGGGTGAATTCTCTCTGCCTCATCACTGGGTCTACTGGTCACAAATATCAACTCTCCATAACCCACAGGCATATTTCTGTTTGAATACGATCTCCCCACCCAATCCCACCTGATGCCTCTTGGACAGGCTCCATGATTAGAACACCATCCCTTGGAATGAAGCCCTATGTACCTTGGCATACGGCACCAGCCCTGAAGCCCtgacctgggttcagattcctGTCCCACTATCTACAGGCTGCTTGTCCTTGATGAGTAAACACCTCTATGAAGGGCCCCTTGTTCTTCACATACAGCCTGGGTATGTGTACCTGCCTTCTCCATTACTGAGATGGCAAAATTAGCTTTTGCATGTAAAATATCCCAGAAGAATCCCAATCACAGTTACCACCTCCTACATGTTAGTCTGTTTTATTT
This genomic window from Diceros bicornis minor isolate mBicDic1 chromosome 34, mDicBic1.mat.cur, whole genome shotgun sequence contains:
- the LOC131397582 gene encoding seminal plasma protein HSP-1-like, which produces MAPRLGIFLIWAGACVFLQLDHVDGDYVQCVFPFIYCGQTYDNCTTTGSVFGMPWCSVTPNYDEDGSWKYC